The sequence AAATAACGGCAGAGGCACTGGCCCAGATGAGTGAGGAAGAGGCCGACGCCGAGTTGCTGGAGATCTTTCTTTCTGAAGCAGAGGATGTGCTGGAGGTCGTCCGGCGGACTGTTCCACTCGCTCGGATTTCACCGAATAACCAAGAGAATCTAATTGTGTTGCGGCGCGCTTTTCACACATTGAAGGGTAGCAGCCGGATGATCGGCATGGATGCATTTGGCGATGCATCGTGGAGTATTGAGCAAGTGCTGAGCTTATGGCTTACAGAGGCGAAATCCGGCACGCCCGAGTTATTTGCGTTACTGGACCATGCGGCAATATTCCTCGACGACTGGATTAAGGAGGTGTACGCAAACGGCAACTCATCTCGCACGGCCCAAATATTGACCGATGCCGCCGAACGAGTTCGCGATGCCGATGCGGTTTCCTCGGTGAAATTCGTCGACGAGGTAGGTTCGATGAATGATTCCGAAGAAATATCTGTCATTAATAATCTCAATGGTTTAGACAAAAAGGATGGCACAAGTGAGTTGCATCACAGCGTCACTTCGCTATCGCCGTCGCCATCACCTTCGCCATCAGCTATTGAAGAAGTTACCCTGTTGGACGATGCGGACGCGGCTCTTTTTTACTTTGATAACATTAATGCCGAGTCTGTAACAGAATCCGCATCGAGTCAACCAAACGCGATCGAGGCGATCGATAATGCGCGTCTTTCGCGTGCTGACGAGAACACGCAATCCGATGTGTATGATCCTAGCGCCGAGATATTTAATTTCCCCGGGCTGCCGGAAGCGCGACAAGACGACAGCATAAAGAAAATTGGCGATCTCATGATCGCGTTGCCGTTGTACAACATCTATCTGTCCGAGACTGATCAATTGGTGCGTCTGCTATCACTTGATTTTTCAGAGTGGCGCCATGAGCCGGAGCGGCCGGTTGCGGTGCATTCCATCTACGCTGCGCATTCGCTGGCGGGCAGTTCCGCGACCGTTGGCTTCAAACCATTGCAAAACGTTGCCCATGCATTAGAGATGGTTTTACAGCGAATGGAAATGCAACAGGAGCCTGTGCTCGCGAAAGAATTCGATATTATTGAATCCGCGGTCGCGCGGGCCAAATGGATGCTGCAGCAATTTGCACAAAGTGAAATGCCATATTACGAACCAGTTCTCGTGAGCGCGCTGGATGCGTTACGGAACGGTCAGGAAGAGCATTCTGCGCATCAGGCCGCTTCCGCTATAGACATTGATGAGGCGATAGCGATTGCGCCACCTGGCAGGCAGTCGAGTGATCTCAATAGCGAACAAGCCGTCGATTCGAAACTTGAGATTGCCACGGATGTGGATGCCCAACCCGAGCATCAGTTAAACCATCCTTCAGAGAACCAGCCTGTCACGTCGCCAAGCCAACAACCTTCGGTGGCTGAACCGAGGACCGTTAATCCCATACTACGGCAGGAGACAAAACCCGACCGGCCTGACTTCGATCCGGCGCTGATTTTACATGACGAAATCGATGCCGACCTGCTGCCCGTGTTTGTCGAAGAGGGACGCGATATTCTTCCGCAGATCGAAAGTGCTCTGCGTAGTTGGCAGAGCGCGGCAATGCTTGCCAATGACGGCGATTTTCACAATGACGGTAAACCTGGTCAAGCCCCTATTGCGATTCCGTTAGAAACTGCACGAGCGATTTTGCGGCATCTGCATACCATCAAGGGCAGCGCGCGCATGGCCGGCGCGATGGTTCTGGGACAGCATATGCACGAAATGGAAAGTCATATTGAAGCAACGCTTTACAGCGCGACACCGTCGCCCCATGTAATTGATGAGTTGCTTGCGCATTACGATCATGGCGTGCAGATGTTCGAAGAATTGCAGCATCCGCGCCAGGCAAATTTTACGCAGCCAAAAATAGGTGAAACAGGCCAAAGTACAGCGCTTGAGTCGGATGGAATACGTCCAGGGAGCGTGTCCTCCGGGTTGGTCGGGTCCGCGGGCTTAACACCTGCTGCGGTGGTCCCCGGCAGTGCGCCTGCACCCTGGCTGGCAGCGGCGCCTGCTGCGGTCGCGGTCGCGCAGGTGCGCGTCAATGCCGAGGTGTTAGACAGGTTGGTGAATCAAGCCGGCGAAGTGTCGATTGCCCGTTCGCGCCTAGAATCCGACGTCAGCTCGCTTCAGCAGTCCTTGGTGGAATTGACTGAAAACGTTGACCGCTTGCGGAGTCAGTTGCGGGAGATTGAAATACAGGCAGAAACCCAGATTTCGTCGCGGATGACCCTGGCGGGTGAGCGGGAGTTTGATCCGCTTGAATTTGATCGTTTTACCCGCCTGCAGGAATTGACGCGAATTATGGCGGAGAGCGTTAACGATGTATCGTCGTTGCAAAAAAGTCTGACCAAGACGGTCGAGAGTGCCAGCGCGGATCTTGTCACGCAAGGACGGTTAACGCGGGACTTACAAAAAGACCTGATGCACGTGCGAATGGTGCAGTTTGCCAGCGTCGCGGAACGGTTATATCGCTTGACGCGTCAAGTCTCGAAGGAAATGGATAAACGCGTTAATCTGGATATTCGTGGCAGCGCCGTCGAGATTGATCGAAGCGTCCTCGAAAAAATGCTGGGGCCGTTTGAGCATTTGCTGCGCAATGCCATTGTTCATGGCATTGAATCGCGCGATGTTCGTCGTGCGGGAGGCAAGAACGATATCGGTGAATTGAAAATCGAAATCCGTCAAAATGGTAATGAGATATTGATTCAATTATCTGATGATGGCCAGGGTTTGAATTTAGAAAAAATTCGCGCCAAGGCCGAATCGTTGGGTCTGTTAGGCGTTGGACAGCAACTCTCCGAAGGCGAGATAACGGATTTGATTTTTCGCTCAGGATTTTCCACCGTGACCGAAGTGACCAAACTTGCAGGTCGCGGGATTGGTATGGACGTAGTGCGCTCCGAAGCTGCATCGATCGGCGGCCGCGTCGCGGTCTTTAGTGAAGCTGGCAAAGGGACGCGTTTTACGATCCACTTACCACTTACGTTAGCGGTTACCCAAGTGGTAATTTTTTCGACAGGTGGCAATTCTTATGCGGTCCCCTCGGCCCTGGTGGAGCAGGTGCAGCATTTAAAAGCGACGGCGCTGGCGAATGCCTACAATGACGGCACCGTGCAATGGCAAGATAACCGTGTGCCGCTGTATTTTATGTCTGCGCTGTTGGGAGAGCATCATGTTTCCCCAATAGCCCAACAGTACTCGCCTATTATCTTTTTACGTAGCGGTAACGACCGTGTCGCAATTCACGTGGACGCGATCGTTGGGAACCGAGAGGTGGTTGTAAAAAATATTGGCCCGCAATTGTCGCGCTTGATTGGTATTGTGGGAGCGACGGTCCTCGGATCCGGGGATATCGTGTTGATTCTGAATCCGGTGCCATTGGCGCTGCGTTTCGCGCAGCAATTGCGCGCGCTACCGAAGGCAACAGGTAGTACTTCCGAAGGACCGGTGATCACCGGCTACGTAAATAATGGCTCGGGCGCGGTCAGTCAGCCAATGGGTGCCATTGGCGACATAGCTGAAGTGACACCATTGGCACCGCAATCAACTGCGCCGATCGTTACGGTGCAAGGACTGCGCACGCAAAAAATTGTCATGGTAGTCGACGATTCGCTGACAGTACGCCGGGTGACGCAGCGAATGTTGTCGCGTGAAGGATATCAGGTAGTCCTGGCAAAAGACGGTATTGATGCGTTGCGGCAGTTACAGGCGGTCACTCCGGACGTGATGCTCGTCGATATCGAAATGCCGCATATGGATGGTTTTGATCTGACGCGAAATATACGCAGCGATGAGCGGACGCGCCACATTCCGATCATTATGATTACATCACGCACTGCGGCTAAACATCGGACTTATGCCATGGAGCTTGGCGTCAATGAATACCTGGGAAAACCTTATCAGGAAGATGCGTTACTGGCTGCGATCGGTGCGTTTATAAAAAATGAAGCAGCATTATCTTGACGTAACACCGGAGCACGTAAGGAATGGTCGCCTAAATTCAGTAGCGCCTGGTTTTACATGCAGAACGAACTTCGGAGTAGTGCGGTTATATTGCACATTTTTACGGTGCGCTACCGGGCTTCGTTCTATTTAAGCATCAACAGCGTTCTGGTGAAACCCGGAGGGGGTCCTGAGTAAATGCTTGTCAGGTGTTGAATAGACGCATAACAGACGCCTATATGAACGTTATTAGTGCTCGACCAGATTGTGCGGGTATTGTCTCCTTTGCTGGGAACGGTCTTGTCAGCATTGCTGTCAACTTGCATCTATTCTGCGGTGACCTTTTTTACCACTGCGTAACGCGCAAGGGTTTGTTTTCGGGCCTCATCATGCTGAACTAAGGGCCTCGGATAATCGACACCTAGTGTTATCCCGGCGGCGAGCAATGTATCAGTGTCAATCAACCACGGAGCGTGGATGGATTTATTGCTGAGTTTGGCCAATCGGGGAAGATAGCGGCGAATGAACTTGCCTTCGCTGTCAAATTTTTCCGATTGGGTAATTGGATTAAATATGCGGAAATAGGGTTGCGCATCGCAGCCCGATGATGCGGCCCATTGCCAGCCGCCATTGTTTGCTGACAGGTCAAAGTCGTTCAGGCGCGCAGCAAAATAGGCTTCGCCCCAGCGCCAGTCGATGCCGAGGTCTTTGATTAAAAATGACGCTACTACCATGCGCAGACGGTTATGCATGTACCCGGTTTGGTTAATCTGCAGCATGGCAGCATCGACCAGCGGATAGCCGGTACGGCCATCGCACCATGCCTGGAAAGCGGCGTTCGCAGAAGCGCCGCTTTCCCATTGAATGGCATCGTAATCCGATTTAAAGGCGCGTTGCGCAACATGCGGATGGTGGTGCAGTATCATAAAATAAAAATCGCGCCACACAAGTTCTGATAGCCATACTGCCGCGCCGCTTCCTTCGATTCCCTGGCGTATGGCCTGGTAGGCACTCCGCGCCAGTGTTCGGATAGAAATTGTTCCAAAGCGTAAGTGCACCGACAGATACGAGGGGCCTTTTACTGCAGGAAAATCTCGCGCCACACCATAATCTCCAATGCGAGGCATGAAGTCCTTCAGCAATTGGTCGGCCCCGGAAGTTCCTGTAGGAATTTTAAGCGCACTGAGGTTGGTAGGCTCAAATCCCAATTCGGACAGAGAAGGGATCGGCCCCGCTTGCTTTTGCGGTACGGCGGCGAAGTGGGTAGCGTAGGACGATATCGGATAAGGCTTGAGGAAGAACTCCCCGTCCGCAGCGGCAAGTCGTTTCATCCAGGCATTTTTGTAGGGCGTAAATACCGAAAAAGGTTTGACGGAAAGCGACAATATCTCATCGGTTTCAAAAATCACCTGGTCTTTGTAAACGTTCCAGGTGCAACCATTTGCGGTCAACGCGTCTTTTACGGTGTTATCTCGCGCGACGGCCTGTGGTTCATAATCTCGATTGGCAAATACAGCGGACACCTTAAGTTGGCGCGCCAGGGCAGGAATCTCTGTTAATGCTGACCCGTGACGGACGATCAAGCCACCGCCCAATTCTCGGAGTTCTGCTTCTAGCGCAACGATGCTGGCGTGAATAAACTCAACCCTACGATCAGCCTTCAGGCCTGCGTCGCGCAAAGGTTGCAGAATATCTGTGTCAAATACGAATACACAAAAGACGGCCTGACTATTCTTCAGGGCGTGGTGTAACGCGGCATTATCGAAAACGCGCAAATCGCGACGAAACCAGACCAGAGACTTGTCAAATTCGGGCATATAGATTGGTGATGGGAAAAAATAAGGTGAACAATGATAAATTGCTAAGAATCATTATTTTCGCAATTTATCTGAGCAAGGCAGAGTCATCCTGACAGTTCGCATGCGCTTAAGTATCAATTCAGGCTACTTTACGCGAGGTCGGCGCGTATTCAAAGCAGGATAGTCACATTTAAAACTGATAAAATGAAGATTATGGCTAAGCTAGAAAAAAATCCTGAAGCATCATGGCAGACCAATCCTGCTGCGACACCCAATCAACCGCAAGATTCAGTGGCGATGGACCTCACCAATCATTTTTTGATTGCTATGCCGACGATGCTGGACCCGGTGTTTGGGGGCAGTGTGGTTTATCTGTGCGAACATAATGCCAACGGCGCGCTCGGTGTTGTCATTAACAAGCCCACCGACATGACGATGGATGTCTTGTTTGAGCGCATTGATCTGACACTTGAAATCGCACCGCAGCATACCCATCCCGTCGCTTATTCCGATACCAGAGCCAAGTTTGGTGACAGCATGTCCACGCGTCCGGTCATGTTTGGCGGTCCGGTGCAGGTGGAGCGCGGGTTTGTGCTGCATTCTGCCCTGAAAACCTACTCATCGACCCTGAAAGTCACAGATCAGATCGCGATGACGACCTCTAAGGACGTGCTCGAAGAGGTTGCGCATGGCAATGGACCGACCCAGATAATGGTCAGCCTTGGTTGCTCCGGCTGGGACGCAGGTCAATTGGAGGGAGAAATCGCGCGAAATGGCTGGCTGACCGTTGCAGCAGATCCCGCGATTATTTTCGATCTGCCAATTGAACAGCGTTTTTTTGCGGCCTTAAAATTACTCGGTATCGATCCCTATATGCTCACTGGAGAGTCGGGCCGTGCTTGAGTTGATAAAGGACGCCTCGGAGGAGGTGGTGAGGGCGTCATTTAATGTTGCACAAAACGTTGCACAAAACGTTGCAAAAAACGTTGTGCAAAACGTTCCGAACGCTACGGCGGTCACCTAATGGAAACCATCCTGGGATTTGACTTTGGTCTGAAGCGCGTAGGCGTTGCGGTTGGCAACACCATGATGAAGCAGGCACAACCATTAACCATTATCAGTGCGATTAGTAACGATGGCAAGTTTGATCAAATCGCCGCACTGATACGGGAGTGGCAACCTGCGCGTTGTATTGTGGGCTTGCCGTTGCATCCGGATGGCGCAGATCACGAGATGAGCGTACGCTGCCGTCGTTTTGCCAATCAACTACATGGTCGCTATGGTGTCGCCACCATACTGGTCGACGAGCGCTATTCGTCGGCTGTGATTGCGCATCAGCGCGGAGAGTTGATTGACGACCGCGCTGCGGCGATCATATTGCAGCAATACTTTGATGATTGGACTGAATGAGGTGTTTTGCTCGGTTTTGCGCGCACTGGAATACACGCGCTGCTACGCACACCGAATGGACTCCACACAATTTAGGCTAAATGTCTTTTAGGCAGACGCTCTTAACCAGACTAATTAACGATAGGAAGATGAATTTTCATGACGATAGCTAACTCACCATCTTCACCTCCTTCAATCACCTCGCGATACGATGCGGAAGCGTTATATAGGGTATTAGAAGCACAGGTCATTGCCGGCTTGGCCGACGCCGATAAAATCGCCGTGGTCGGAATCTATTCTGGCGGAGCCTGGTTGGCGGAACGGTTAGTGAACGCGTTGCACCTGACGGATAAGGACCGACTGGGATTTGTGGATGTGTCATTTTACCGGGATGATTTTGCCGAAAAGGGACTGCGCGCCGATATCAAGCCAACGCACATTTCCTTCGACGTTAATGGCGCCACCATTTTGCTGGTCGATGACGTGCTTTACACCGGGCGCACTACGCGCGCCGCTATTAACGAATTATTTGACTACGGTCGGCCGGCAAAAATTATGTTGGCGGCTCTGGTTGACCGGGGCGGCCGTGAATTACCGATTGCCGCAGATTTTGTCGCCAAAGCCGTCACATTGCTGGCTGGCGAGTCGCTGGAACTTGACCGCGCCGAAAATGGCGAACTTTCTTTGACTGTGCATCACAATGCTTAATCCCCAACTAAATAAACACGGCGAACTACAACATTTACTGACCATCGAAGGACTGCCAACGTCGGTTGTTACGCATATCCTTGATACTGCATCGTCGTTTGTCGGCATCAGCGACCGGGATGTAAAAAAAGTCCCTTTAATGCGCGGTAAAAGCGTGTTTAATTTGTTTTTTGAAAACTCCACGCGAACCCGTACTACGTTTGAAATTGCCTCCAAGCGTTTATCTGCTGACGTGATCAACCTGAACATCTCTGCATCCAGCGCCAGCAAGGGCGAGTCATTATTGGATACCATTGACAATCTTGCTGCCATGCACGCGGACATGTTTGTGGTTCGTCATTCGCAATCCGGCGCGCCATACCTGATCGCTAAACATCTGACCGACACCAAGCAGTCGCACGTGCACGTGGTCAATGCCGGTGACGGACGTCATGCACATCCGACCCAAGGTTTGCTCGACATGTACACCATTCGCCACTACAAAAAAGATTTTACCAATCTGACTGTGGCCATAGTCGGTGACATTTTGCACAGCCGCGTCGCGCGTTCCGACATACACGGCCTGACGACTCTAGGGGTGCCTGAGGTCCGCGCAATCGGACCGCGCACGTTATTGCCTAGTGGGTTGGAACAAATGGGAGTGCGGGTTTTTACCGACATGAATGAAGGGTTGAAAGGCGTCGATGTCATCATTATGCTGCGCCTTCAGAATGAACGGATGACCGGTGCGTTGCTACCCTCGGCGCAAGA is a genomic window of Glaciimonas sp. PAMC28666 containing:
- a CDS encoding Hpt domain-containing protein, with the translated sequence MTTDYPGPAAVSPMQVVSNVQIVSSTQPDTGSLSWVMSEIREALGQSLRALRYLFAPDDGVSASGPVVKRSGDPVTPLYDHTTALQFAKTQLHQAHGALQMVDIEGVTIITETVENLLESVQSEPASGGAALSPDRVQSIQDAYQALIEYLEDLLAGTPHQPVKLFPYYKALLEIQGSNRGHPADLFFPDLTIRPQFELVPDVANVEPIDYGPLRKRFEMALLPFLKSADSTVEMSNAAIMQGVIAEISVVQKNHQSRAFWWVLQGFAEAVATVQISNELFVKQLFARINLQLRRVSQGSSSISERLLRDALFFIAAIQNPSVQNAQIRSIYRLDGIVPADFRSHRYGQVDSTALHAAKDHLMRAKNMWDRLAAGDSAPTQEFEHEMLGLSTAGSKLNAPSLAKLLRELSGIARHAANTRRGDPIGLEIATSLLFVENSLARINHLPESFSEHADAMTAHLLSVMAGDTPAESASWLDDIYREAQQKIVVKALAGEMLTSLRHVEKLFDEYFLAPAKREVLIQIDHVLHQIQGALAIQEQLEALAVVEHTRAALLPFLEEGGTESNPASQEIFERIAQNIGALGFYLETTQRQSDLIDSNDRSGAQNIHLNFDVERGVFRVNLLERRIATQTVLSEPIVQSGTTRSPTAVPPMETPPRQFDQANLARAQLDNNSLSETSFVGSLPPLSFPDVPTVEEELLQRQTQSVELALSLTADPDNTALHGQLKDALVQMRVDAALSDDHAAADRAQAAIKILNDQSFSASAQSLTEIIATIVPNNSAETLPEITAEALAQMSEEEADAELLEIFLSEAEDVLEVVRRTVPLARISPNNQENLIVLRRAFHTLKGSSRMIGMDAFGDASWSIEQVLSLWLTEAKSGTPELFALLDHAAIFLDDWIKEVYANGNSSRTAQILTDAAERVRDADAVSSVKFVDEVGSMNDSEEISVINNLNGLDKKDGTSELHHSVTSLSPSPSPSPSAIEEVTLLDDADAALFYFDNINAESVTESASSQPNAIEAIDNARLSRADENTQSDVYDPSAEIFNFPGLPEARQDDSIKKIGDLMIALPLYNIYLSETDQLVRLLSLDFSEWRHEPERPVAVHSIYAAHSLAGSSATVGFKPLQNVAHALEMVLQRMEMQQEPVLAKEFDIIESAVARAKWMLQQFAQSEMPYYEPVLVSALDALRNGQEEHSAHQAASAIDIDEAIAIAPPGRQSSDLNSEQAVDSKLEIATDVDAQPEHQLNHPSENQPVTSPSQQPSVAEPRTVNPILRQETKPDRPDFDPALILHDEIDADLLPVFVEEGRDILPQIESALRSWQSAAMLANDGDFHNDGKPGQAPIAIPLETARAILRHLHTIKGSARMAGAMVLGQHMHEMESHIEATLYSATPSPHVIDELLAHYDHGVQMFEELQHPRQANFTQPKIGETGQSTALESDGIRPGSVSSGLVGSAGLTPAAVVPGSAPAPWLAAAPAAVAVAQVRVNAEVLDRLVNQAGEVSIARSRLESDVSSLQQSLVELTENVDRLRSQLREIEIQAETQISSRMTLAGEREFDPLEFDRFTRLQELTRIMAESVNDVSSLQKSLTKTVESASADLVTQGRLTRDLQKDLMHVRMVQFASVAERLYRLTRQVSKEMDKRVNLDIRGSAVEIDRSVLEKMLGPFEHLLRNAIVHGIESRDVRRAGGKNDIGELKIEIRQNGNEILIQLSDDGQGLNLEKIRAKAESLGLLGVGQQLSEGEITDLIFRSGFSTVTEVTKLAGRGIGMDVVRSEAASIGGRVAVFSEAGKGTRFTIHLPLTLAVTQVVIFSTGGNSYAVPSALVEQVQHLKATALANAYNDGTVQWQDNRVPLYFMSALLGEHHVSPIAQQYSPIIFLRSGNDRVAIHVDAIVGNREVVVKNIGPQLSRLIGIVGATVLGSGDIVLILNPVPLALRFAQQLRALPKATGSTSEGPVITGYVNNGSGAVSQPMGAIGDIAEVTPLAPQSTAPIVTVQGLRTQKIVMVVDDSLTVRRVTQRMLSREGYQVVLAKDGIDALRQLQAVTPDVMLVDIEMPHMDGFDLTRNIRSDERTRHIPIIMITSRTAAKHRTYAMELGVNEYLGKPYQEDALLAAIGAFIKNEAALS
- a CDS encoding deoxyribodipyrimidine photo-lyase, with the translated sequence MPEFDKSLVWFRRDLRVFDNAALHHALKNSQAVFCVFVFDTDILQPLRDAGLKADRRVEFIHASIVALEAELRELGGGLIVRHGSALTEIPALARQLKVSAVFANRDYEPQAVARDNTVKDALTANGCTWNVYKDQVIFETDEILSLSVKPFSVFTPYKNAWMKRLAAADGEFFLKPYPISSYATHFAAVPQKQAGPIPSLSELGFEPTNLSALKIPTGTSGADQLLKDFMPRIGDYGVARDFPAVKGPSYLSVHLRFGTISIRTLARSAYQAIRQGIEGSGAAVWLSELVWRDFYFMILHHHPHVAQRAFKSDYDAIQWESGASANAAFQAWCDGRTGYPLVDAAMLQINQTGYMHNRLRMVVASFLIKDLGIDWRWGEAYFAARLNDFDLSANNGGWQWAASSGCDAQPYFRIFNPITQSEKFDSEGKFIRRYLPRLAKLSNKSIHAPWLIDTDTLLAAGITLGVDYPRPLVQHDEARKQTLARYAVVKKVTAE
- a CDS encoding YqgE/AlgH family protein codes for the protein MDLTNHFLIAMPTMLDPVFGGSVVYLCEHNANGALGVVINKPTDMTMDVLFERIDLTLEIAPQHTHPVAYSDTRAKFGDSMSTRPVMFGGPVQVERGFVLHSALKTYSSTLKVTDQIAMTTSKDVLEEVAHGNGPTQIMVSLGCSGWDAGQLEGEIARNGWLTVAADPAIIFDLPIEQRFFAALKLLGIDPYMLTGESGRA
- the ruvX gene encoding Holliday junction resolvase RuvX — encoded protein: METILGFDFGLKRVGVAVGNTMMKQAQPLTIISAISNDGKFDQIAALIREWQPARCIVGLPLHPDGADHEMSVRCRRFANQLHGRYGVATILVDERYSSAVIAHQRGELIDDRAAAIILQQYFDDWTE
- the pyrR gene encoding bifunctional pyr operon transcriptional regulator/uracil phosphoribosyltransferase PyrR encodes the protein MTIANSPSSPPSITSRYDAEALYRVLEAQVIAGLADADKIAVVGIYSGGAWLAERLVNALHLTDKDRLGFVDVSFYRDDFAEKGLRADIKPTHISFDVNGATILLVDDVLYTGRTTRAAINELFDYGRPAKIMLAALVDRGGRELPIAADFVAKAVTLLAGESLELDRAENGELSLTVHHNA
- a CDS encoding aspartate carbamoyltransferase catalytic subunit encodes the protein MLNPQLNKHGELQHLLTIEGLPTSVVTHILDTASSFVGISDRDVKKVPLMRGKSVFNLFFENSTRTRTTFEIASKRLSADVINLNISASSASKGESLLDTIDNLAAMHADMFVVRHSQSGAPYLIAKHLTDTKQSHVHVVNAGDGRHAHPTQGLLDMYTIRHYKKDFTNLTVAIVGDILHSRVARSDIHGLTTLGVPEVRAIGPRTLLPSGLEQMGVRVFTDMNEGLKGVDVIIMLRLQNERMTGALLPSAQEFFKSYGLTPERLALAKPDAIVMHPGPMNRGVEIDSAVADGAQAVILPQVTFGIAVRMAVMSILAGN